ACTAACCATCATTAGCTTCCCCTTGGTGTATTTCAACGGCTACTAACCTTGGGAGTCACCACCAGTTCCAACAGTATACGAGCGCACAGAGGCAGATACATTCATTATTAACAAATAAGAAATAACAAAATCCATGAAAACCTGCTTCACATCATCCGAAAAAAGGCGAACCCATTGGCAAAATTTCCAACTATTAATGTTTAAACTTCGTAACAACATTAATAAAATGAAGGATAACCTGTCCTTTTTCGGCAACTACACGGACATCGGGAGAGGCAGCATCATCCAGATCCTCAGAAATACCTAGTTTCAAGATATCCAACTCATCGTTGTGATCGAATTCAAGGATAAAACACTCTTCTTTTTTCTCGATTTCCTTAAGTTGGCCCCGATTTTTCAGGCAAAAAATGGGCTTCAAAGGAGTGTCCTTTTCATCAGGCGCAGGGTAAGAATCATCGATTTCGATGATTTCTCGTTCTTTTTCCACCATCGGAGAGGTTCTCTGTACCTTGGGTGATTTTACAGAGCCCTTTTTGTAGTGTATTTCATGGAGAAGACGAGGGGTTTTAGTGTTGATTCTTGCAAAAAAGAAGACGTTTGCCgtatgatttttcaaatttcaaagcgAGTGGGAAATTGCGAGAACGATTGTACAGATTAGACACGGGCCGGGCTGATTCGATTGAGCCCAAGTGAGTAGCtagtcaaattaaattaaatatttaaaaaaaatttaataggaTTTACAgtgtttcaattatttttttcaacaaCATAACTCATataattaacttttaaaaaaaagtagtcATCACAATTGTTTAAGggtaaattgtaaataaatccCTAACACCCAACTCAAATTTATTCTAACTCCCTACACCTAAAAATATTTGCTTAAACTccctaaaagtttaaaaaagacATAAATATTCATTGttccatattttaatttaattgatccTCCGCGTTTTCGAAATGCTATCAGAGCTGtaggttaatttatttcaaacacattatttattattataaagaaacgaaatgtttgaggaggagaatttcgcaaattatgaatccgaacttaggttcgagaaaaataatttataaggattattccaatattttggaatatatacatgaacatctaactattgttagatatccaGAGCAGAAAGGGAATCCTCAGCACCCTCGGGTAAACTgatgattcaatctaataagtttatggaaataaTACCAGATTCCTCTAAactctctttagatcttagagaaattcagaagACAATATAAAATTATGGCAACATGCTATACTTTGTACCGTTACGAGTagataaaatccttgaaaaccaggaagaaattcttggaatattaaaggatattcaaacaagaattcagaaactagaacAGCAACCCggttctagtaaaagaacttcaggaggatggttaccaccatcatttggtactgaacctttgttacatcaacaagggaaagccagagtggtgtcaaaacctctgactgaagaagaaaagatgatcaatctaattaagtctgtctcagaaaagaaattaatctgatgacaactttagaaatgATTGGTCTAGATGATCTACAAGAGTTTGcagaatctttcgcaaatctcaaagttgtagatctaaagatgaacacatcaggaggtgaaacacctgctataacttggtcatcttctcgggaaccaccaagggaaagtgtgggatctcaaaatatacacatgagagaatctcaaactgatttccatactggtggaggatcacaccctgcggggacaaggacaaggagaaatcaaattcccttgcaccaaacaccctatgggaacactgttttagatcctatacatccttacggggttaagcttaaccttgatgtattagatttcaaaaacagagaagaactcatagacgattggacatctgctatgagaattgcagcaggaacacttgatctcaacagagaaggattcattaaactcctagaaatgagtcttatgggatcagtgaaaattgcttgggacatgacttcggtggaaaccaaagaatcagtcCTAGCAGGagagaatctctaagcgagatagccggaagaatgacTATCCTTTTTAAAGCTCAGTTTATAGGAGTAGATTATTTtaatactcaagctctgtatagtcttgaattacatgacatctgtttagtagatgaatacattatgttattcactaaatatatatGGAATTCAGGAGTCAAAGAAGATATAGCCATGCAGCTTTTCTTCACAAAAATGCCAAGTCcttggagagaaatgctcataagggagTATGcactggaaatccagatacattggcacgaagagcctctttcTTTAAATGAAAATTGGCGGAAAGGTACCAtatggcagcattacaaaagaattacaaacgcttaaggggtattaataaacgtacccctttgtgttgtaaagaaaatgatattccaACAATTactggaagtaaaccacaaaagcataaaaggaaaagtttcaggactcatccttatgctagaagtggaagaagttcttggaaaccaagaacagtatggtctagacagaaagccagatcttacaaatctggacaaagaagtggaccatcGAGAAGTAGGATATCTTCTcaggcatcgagtacatctcgaagcacaggaagaacacctacaaagaaaactttccgAAGAGCTCATACACGAACTAATGAAAGCtttaaggattgtaattgctggacatgtggagcaagaggtcatatctcgactaactgtccagaaaatgaaaaaagatgtATTAAACGCTTCtatccaactccggatattgaagaagcagtttattaccaagatcttattcaggtataccgatttgaggacattgcctaagataaaagtatatatgaagaagaagaagttttaaGCCAGGGAGAATctgatggaactgaatcggaatctgactaaagacgaggtgtttcgacatgaaacacatgaggatttgtctgggttctttagccagacaacaatatctcataacatggtccaaaggatcatgaaagaaaatcctagtctacagagatatcaaagattctctgcaggacgggtagaaaagttcttaggaaatcttggcctaagaaacagaaagcatcatctgatctataaagtttccagaagggaaatgacaatcccaatggaacttactg
The DNA window shown above is from Primulina huaijiensis isolate GDHJ02 chromosome 12, ASM1229523v2, whole genome shotgun sequence and carries:
- the LOC140990585 gene encoding uncharacterized protein isoform X1, with protein sequence MVEKEREIIEIDDSYPAPDEKDTPLKPIFCLKNRGQLKEIEKKEECFILEFDHNDELDILKLGISEDLDDAASPDVRVVAEKGQVACRDYPHPRHACAKHPFLITPHDTCCKLCYCYVCDSSAPCEMWTGSSGHCHAFNNEAWNNLRTSKRQAVTTT
- the LOC140990585 gene encoding uncharacterized protein isoform X2; protein product: MVEKEREIIEIDDSYPAPDEKDTPLKPIFCLKNRGQLKEIEKKEECFILEFDHNDELDILKLGISEDLDDAASPDVRVVAEKGQCYCYVCDSSAPCEMWTGSSGHCHAFNNEAWNNLRTSKRQAVTTT